Genomic segment of Candoia aspera isolate rCanAsp1 chromosome 2, rCanAsp1.hap2, whole genome shotgun sequence:
agtaaaatgCCTTGCAAGCAACTTACTAAAATGACTCAGTCTTCTAGAACTAAAGATTGTGTAGATATTTCTAATTACATTTTCCGTTATCCTCTGATATCTTAGCCACATGGATGGGAAATTATGGGACACAACCTTAAGTTTCAATGGTGTAAAATGTGTTCTAACATATATAGTAATATAGTAATATTTGATATTTACCAAAATCAACCTTTCATTCATGCAGGCTTTTTCAGACTGTGTTCCTTGGAGTCCTAGGGTTCTGCATGAATTTGATGGGATTCTGTGAGAGGCTaaggacaaaagaaaaacattcactcaaatgcagccaattttatGTCGCTAGAACTTTTCTTCTTGATCAGGGattccaaggttttttttaacagggtctacagcctgaaaaagtttgaaaattccTCTGTAAATGTAGTTGATATTTGCCTGACCCCtttctttattaaaattaatttaactcTCACAAAGTCTGAATCTgtatttctttaatatttctCCTTGACTTTCTGGGCTAGAAGGCATTACTGAAATTTTGAGAATTTGTCTTGGGTgtttttacaaaatgattattATGATGGGGCTTGCCTATTCACAGAATGGCTGTAATTGTGGATGTGACTATTCACAACACACCATTTTTACCAAAAGACAAATTACTTTGGATGCTTGTCACTACCCTCTCTGTCCTCAAtacttttatttgcttttttatctGCGCCAGTCAATCCATTTCCAAATATAACATTtggtccatttttattttctaagaatgccaatGGGATCCAAGTGTGGCTTAGggattttctttgaaaaaacagATGGAAGCTGACACTTCGCTTTGGAATGCACCAgcttttcatttaatatttattttaatttttaaaaagcccattaAAAACTAAGGGGAGGGGTGCAGAATCGTTCCATGtactataattttatttgtttagttttggttttAGTGGAATGTATAAACtctgccattgtggtttgtacatCATGGTTTATTGATTATCAAGAACTAGGCAACCTGAACCTGCAACTCTCCTGTTGTAGccaatatttattttgctttcccccTCCTTCAAGTCAGCTCTAGGATAATAGAAAGTCTTTTAGATCATTTTGCCCATAGCCTCAAAGTAATGAATGGTATAAATCTTGTGCTAACCCTCTTGCATGTGGGAAAAGTATAATGAGAGATTATCATATTAAACTAATGAAACCAAATATGTAGATGTAAAAAGGAGTCACTGAGAAATGGGGAATATGGGACTGCAAGGGAAGGAAACAATTACAGAGAATTCTTATTACACTCAATACAATAATCCTAGCTAAACTAGGTTTATGGTTACTTGCTTGACTATTTTGGACTTCAGCACTTGTtcagaatttattttagaaacttGTAAGATTGTCTGGGTTTCCTATCTGAATGCTGTTAGGCAGCCCCTCTTTGctacttctattttctttttgctttctcccTACTTTCATGTTGTCTTTTGAGCACTACTCTCAGTTTTGAAGGATGAAGTTAAGTCACAATATCAGCAAGAATCTGAAGAAATTCATTTTCCTGAATCTTCCTGTGCATACCCTAAGATCATCTTCAAAGTGCCCGCTGTGGGTGACCTCCCAAGGTGAGGTGACTTTGGAATACCCTCCCCAGTGAGGTAAACATGGCACCAACCTATTCTCTTTTCAATAGTAGGAAAAGTCATTTTTATTCTCTCAGGTCTTTGCTGCTGTGATTTTTTAACATTCTACTATTATTATCTATTCACTGCCTTTTGTtccttatttctttatattttacataATCGTAATGTACATTTTCCCTGATGTAAATTagtgttttaattgctgattttttattgtaaacatttaaaaaataataataaacatattgttattttaaataaataaagtgaacttGGAGAGGCTGATTGTTGTTTTGCCTAATGTAGCAAAATGTTCCATCTGTAATGTCATAGATCTACCCAGCAAATCTGAAAAATATCTGAGACCACTTTCCTAAAAACCCTGTGAATGAATCataaaaatgcataataaatTTCACCAGTTGTGCCattgtatatatacatatgtataaaaATTACATCTATTCAGGCTACTCAGTGTGGGGAGCAATTTACTAGATGTTTTTTGATGTCTTTCTTGTGCTGTATTAAAAATTAGAACTGATTATCATAATCCACATGGCCACTTACAACTTAATTCTATGtacatgtgtttgtgtgcatgtgtgtatgcacattTATTGTGGGCATTTTTttggaataaattttattaaatttcaaggaaagaataacaactacaaaaaacaaaaactacaaaaaaagaaaaaaaaactaaaaaagtgcagaaacagaaaaaaaaattaaatttacagaAAAGTGTGGCTTcccacttttaacagcaaggttaTACAAAATTTCTATAATTGATCTCTTACTCTctgttaaaccaaaacaccacattatttttataggtcattccactttaacgcataataaaaatcactaagtacagttattcctcccccttatattaaaatgaagaaaaaggattTCGTATAAATCTcttgaacatctttctcccctccaaaagataaaacatactattattcccttcctaccactattctatacatttctgtctactataataagaatcagattaaaaagcacataaattgtctgctattatacttaataatagaacaattataggtaaaggtaaaggtttcccttgacgtaaagtccagtcgtgtccgactctagggggcggtgctcatctccgtttcaaagccttggagccggcgttgtcatagacacttccgggtcatgtggccagtatgactcacggaacgccgttaccttcccgccgaagcggtaccaattaatctactcacatttgcatgttttcgaactgcttggtgtgcagaagctgggacgagcaacgggagctcaccccgccgcgcggtttcgaaccgccgaccttccgatcgacagctcagcggtttaacccgcagcgccaccgcgtcccacagaacaattataataatctcaaaattcaaaacagtaaatccaaatctttaaaggcaaatagcatcagtcaaatccttaaagcaaaccaaatgaatattcttcaacccttatcccacttcaaaataaaccagagcaattACATATACCCACAATGTATACAGagttttcctcttaaaaaaagaaaacagcccaactgcccccctcaaaaattccaggttcttttcatggcattccaccaggaaatcAATACTTATatcttgcagatcactctctcccttggatttctccaactccactatccaatcttcacccagcatcttgataaaaatcccaacctcagtcttaaaaaaaacttttctatcactcccaaattcctcaatttcatcctccacatcctcaacctgatggcacattttagatctcatattttccacaatgtcctggatgtcttgcgtaaaagtttgatagaagtcggaagaaatctgtttaagatcctggtgaaggtcagaaagtatctgtttgaattcctccatgtctcacgcagtattATGGTGCCCCTAAGAGCTTAATCAGCGAAGGTTGAAGATATTTGAAAGTTGTTTACTTAAAGTGAAAGTGAATAGAGtatttctcaagggaaagtgaacagaaagctgaaggttcaaatcagccaattcaatgtgtaggaaaatgctagtatcttcaaatttaacacaaaaataataacaggaagacaattgtttacttcCAAACTTTAGAATtccctttggaaggaaaatgaaaattcaAAACTTAAAGAATTTtagtcccaaaaataatgttaaacacCAAGAGAGCTGGCTTCTCAcagtaaaaagcctctcttgggtacacatattttaaaaaattgcaaattggtgatttagaaattgggtggccagtcttagtgtccctttaaggctacagcatggcttggaaagtgataaaaTCCCCACCACCGGGCTGCTCTTACCCATTGACCACGAAATGTTGGGATCTTCTGGCTACAAACAACTGTCctgagggcaaatgggatgattccaagtattctccttaatctggagatagtttttgggcttcaggaagcCTTCCTGAGCCAGAAAAAAGCCACCACATTGTCTGCTTCACCTGCTGATGGAGCGGgcgcagctgttcagtccaccattcctacCAGAAGCCATTAATTGTGGGCATTGACTCACTACTCAACACTGTGTTGACTCATTACTCAACATTCTCCATTGCTCTCCATTAGATTAGATAGTGAAAAGTGAAATAAAAGTACATTTATCTATGTATTGATGACACTTCAACCCAAACCTCCAGGCCACTTCTTACAATGCTTTCATGTGAATCATAAATACCATGAAAGAGGTGACACCACAATCATTAATGCCCAAGGGTTCATATAAAAATCATCTGTAGCATTTCTAAGTGGTCCTGGCAAGAAGTGCTGACAGCAGGAAGGGTCCCTGTATCCATTGGCACTGAAAACCAGTATGAGATCCAGGAAAACCAACCATATAGAACTCATATATTACTCATGTAAATCATCTTTTGGCAATGAAGACAAATTGGACTGGATCTAAATAATGATCAAACATAGCATACTAAGCTATGTCTGGCTTAATCATGGGTTGTTGAcaaagccacaattggctgagttcacatttTGAACTACTTAAACCattatttacaaaccacaatggagAGATTCACAAACAATACACAAAGTGACAGTGTATTTTGTTTTTGGCTGTCTGTGTGATGTGCACCTGGCAATTCAGCAGCATCCAGAGATGCTTAAAACTGATACTGTTCTAAGTTTTTGTTCAGAAATTGCTAGCTACTTTATCTAATCGCTCCtcttgtattttgttttctttacccTCCCCGTGCTCCTGTCTGCCCTGAAGGAAATTAAGATCCTTGCCTAACTCATCCGTCAGATTCCCACCCCCTTCCACCGCCGCCCACCGCCACCGGTACCCGCTGGTGGATTGACGTATCACAGTGCAATAAGCTTTGTCAACAGGTGACTCCAACAATCCGTATAAAGACCCCTCCGCGAGACTCAGCTACATTTCAGAACCATGGAGAGTTCCCGCCTATTCGCCCTGGTAGGAGCCGCTGTACTGTTGCTTGCGGGAGCCCACGGTCAGGAAGAAGGCGAGCTTCAGCCCCGAGCCTTGGATCTCTATTCCACCATGGAGGATACATCCCACGAGAAGGAGCTGGTATGTTTTCCAGCGAGAAAGCATGGGAATGGGCGGGCGGGGCTATAACTGGTCTCTGGAGCTTCCTTTACAATTTTCCGATGTTAGTCTTAAACTGCCTAGCTATTCCGTCTTCACCTTTCGCATCAGACGCAGTCTTTGGAAAACTTAAAGCCATTCTAGGAGGGCGATACGCTGAATAGGAAGGAAAGTTGGAAGTGAACAGAAGCTTGAAAAGTAGGAAAGAGCTAAATGAGAACATCAGGTCTACCATCTCTTAATGCCCACCTTTCTCAATAGTCTGTGGGAGGCTGGTCCAGCTTTCTCTTAGGTTGTCAGGTGCTTTGCCTCCCACTCTTTATCCAGCCTCCTCAGGCTGCTTGATCTATAACTGATAGGATGATTTGTGTGTCTGCAGATTGAAGCACTGCAGGAAGTCCTGGAGAAGCTGAAAAGCAAACGGCCCCCACATTATGAGAAGAAGTATGGTCAAGTCCCCATGGTGAGTGGTTTCTGATTCCACCTCacaaaagttgtttttaaaatagtaCATTCCCTGAAGTAGAGCTAGGTTGGTGGGGATTCAATACTAGGAGGCTGATTGAGAAAACAACTTTTCCCTAGCAAAACACCAATAAGAGTAAAAGCTTTCACCCCATTGTGTTTTTTAATCCCCAGATTATCAAGACAGGGCTTGCATGTTCTGCCTTTCCTCACATCAAGCCTTTGGTGCCCTGCTTGAAATTACTGAAATATCACTTCAGTGGGTGCTCTGTTCCCTTCTTAATATCCTAAGGctgaaaatatatattcagtttCTTGGGAGTTAATCCCAAGCACTGGATTATATTGTAAATACTTTTACTTTGAAGGAATTTTAGTGAGGCTTAATCTGTCCCAAACACGGTAATGCATATTTATGCTGCATATTTATTTGAGAagaaatttatttaaatgaaataaaacttctAGTAGTCACACCTAGATTTCTACAGTTGGATCATTAGTATTCTTTGCATATGTTTTACGCTATTACTTAAAATTGAAATCATTCTGAGACTaaagtataaaaagaaaacagtctAAATGA
This window contains:
- the CARTPT gene encoding cocaine- and amphetamine-regulated transcript protein; this encodes MESSRLFALVGAAVLLLAGAHGQEEGELQPRALDLYSTMEDTSHEKELIEALQEVLEKLKSKRPPHYEKKYGQVPMCDAGEQCAVRKGARIGKLCDCPRGTSCNTFLLKCL